A genomic window from Gossypium hirsutum isolate 1008001.06 chromosome D10, Gossypium_hirsutum_v2.1, whole genome shotgun sequence includes:
- the LOC107935339 gene encoding mitochondrial substrate carrier family protein B isoform X1: MQTEARVGVVNSSHGGGGTNGGVETTSLKFKQQQQELLQAQKTQIGTVSQLLAGGVAGALSKTCTAPLARLTILFQVQGMHSDAATLRKASIWREASRIVGEEGFRAFWKGNLVTIAHRLPYSSLNFYAYEQYKKLLYMLPGSENHGKSMSADICIHFVAGGLAGITAASATYPLDLVRTRLAAQTNDTYYRGIWHALRTICKDEGVLGLYKGLGTTLLGVGPSIAISFSVYESLRSFWQSRRPHDSTVLVSLTCGSLSGIASSTVYTCVDPLHCIVLFFLNNYLLAIFPLDLIRRRKQLEGAGGLARVYKTGLFGTFKHIFQTEGFRGLYRGILPEYYKVVPGVGICFMTYETLKTLLADVTTKL; the protein is encoded by the exons ATGCAGACGGAAGCAAGAGTTGGTGTGGTAAATTCAAGCCATGGAGGAGGGGGAACAAATGGTGGGGTTGAAACAACAAGCTTGAAATTTAAGCAGCAACAGCAAGAGTTATTACAAGCTCAAAAAACCCAGATCGGTACTGTCTCTCAGTTGCTTGCTGGTGGGGTTGCTGGTGCTTTAAGCAAGACTTGTACTGCTCCTCTTGCTCGTCTCACCATTCTTTTTCAG GTGCAAGGTATGCACTCTGATGCTGCCACATTAAGAAAAGCTAGTATATGGCGTGAAGCATCACGTATTGTTGGTGAAGAAGGTTTCAGAGCCTTCTGGAAAGGGAATCTTGTCACTATCGCACATCGTCTGCCGTATTCTTCTTTAAATTTCTATGCCTATGAGCAGTATAAGAAG TTACTATATATGCTTCCAGGATCGGAAAATCATGGTAAGAGTATGAGTGCCGACATTTGCATACATTTTGTAGCCGGTGGCTTGGCAGGAATTACTGCTGCATCTGCTACATATCCACTGGATCTTGTTAGAACACGTCTCGCAGCCCAG ACAAATGATACATACTACAGAGGCATTTGGCATGCTTTACGAACTATTTGCAAAGATGAGGGGGTTTTAGGCCTATACAAAGGACTTGGAACGACTCTCTTAGGTGTTGGACCCAGCATAGCAATTAGCTTTTCAGTATATGAGAGCTTGAGGTCTTTTTGGCAGTCACGCAG GCCCCATGATTCCACTGTCCTGGTCAGTCTAACTTGTGGCAGTCTTTCTGGGATTGCATCATCAACAG TTTACACTTGTGTGGATCCACTTCACTGCATTGTTCTATTTTTCCTGAATAACTATCTTTTAG CAATATTTCCATTGGATCTCATTAGGCGACGGAAACAGTTAGAGGGAGCTGGTGGACTAGCCCGTGTTTACAAAACAGGGCTTTTTGGCACATTTAAACACATATTCCAGACCGAAGGCTTTCGTGGCTTATATAGAGGGATATTGCCTGAATATTACAAAGTGGTACCCGGTGTCGGTATATGTTTCATGACCTATGAAACATTGAAGACCCTTTTAGCAGATGTTACCACAAAATTATAG
- the LOC107935282 gene encoding homeobox protein BEL1 homolog isoform X2, with amino-acid sequence MRYIGSTSCIANKCKQLFHRLNVFPGSETLHRKTVSIVKNGGVDKVNVPSVWTSDQQGINNQNPIFLHHPLWRSQRGLPDHAVAVLKTWMFEHFLHPYPSDTEKLMLAQQTGLSRTQVSNWFINARVRLWKPMVEEIHNLELSQAQIQTQTTNQDPKLPHFITSQEVENVQTKQPRNKAVYDEETELQKSTSPCIAQIPCNQHNNIGVGGTSGFCLALCLNQNNGVELEQQPLLPMNLCHNFRLESDGELSLKPGFDVGRQ; translated from the exons ATGAG GTATATAGGAAGTACAAGTTGTATTGCCAACAAATGCAAACAGTTGTTTCATCGTTTAAATGTGTTTCCGGGCTCGGAAACGCTGCACC GCAAGACCGTGTCCATCGTCAAGAATGGCGGTGTCGATAAAGTTAATGTTCCGAGCGTTTGGACGTCTGATCAACAAGGGATCAATAACCAAAATCCGATTTTTCTTCACCATCCACTTTGGAGATCTCAAAGAGGATTACCGGATCACGCGGTCGCGGTGCTCAAGACATGGATGTTCGAGCATTTCCTGCATCC TTATCCGTCAGATACCGAAAAGCTAATGTTAGCTCAACAAACTGGTCTATCTAGGACTCAG GTTTCAAATTGGTTCATCAATGCAAGAGTTAGATTATGGAAGCCAATGGTGGAAGAAATACACAATCTTGAATTAAGTCAAGCTCAAATTCAGACACAAACAACAAATCAAGACCCTAAACTGCCACATTTCATTACAAGCCAAGAAGTCGAAAATGTCCAAACGAAGCAGCCGAGGAACAAAGCGGTGTACGATGAAGAAACCGAGTTGCAGAAGAGTACATCACCTTGCATTGCTCAGATTCCGTGCAATCAGCATAATAATATTGGAGTTGGTGGAACCAGTGGTTTTTGTTTAGCATTGTGTCTGAACCAGAACAATGGGGTTGAATTGGAACAACAGCCATTGCTGCCTATGAACTTGTGTCATAATTTCAGGTTGGAAAGTGATGGTGAACTGAGTTTGAAACCAGGTTTTGATGTTGGAAGACAGTAG
- the LOC107935339 gene encoding mitochondrial substrate carrier family protein B isoform X2 produces MQTEARVGVVNSSHGGGGTNGGVETTSLKFKQQQQELLQAQKTQIGTVSQLLAGGVAGALSKTCTAPLARLTILFQVQGMHSDAATLRKASIWREASRIVGEEGFRAFWKGNLVTIAHRLPYSSLNFYAYEQYKKLLYMLPGSENHGKSMSADICIHFVAGGLAGITAASATYPLDLVRTRLAAQTNDTYYRGIWHALRTICKDEGVLGLYKGLGTTLLGVGPSIAISFSVYESLRSFWQSRRPHDSTVLVSLTCGSLSGIASSTAIFPLDLIRRRKQLEGAGGLARVYKTGLFGTFKHIFQTEGFRGLYRGILPEYYKVVPGVGICFMTYETLKTLLADVTTKL; encoded by the exons ATGCAGACGGAAGCAAGAGTTGGTGTGGTAAATTCAAGCCATGGAGGAGGGGGAACAAATGGTGGGGTTGAAACAACAAGCTTGAAATTTAAGCAGCAACAGCAAGAGTTATTACAAGCTCAAAAAACCCAGATCGGTACTGTCTCTCAGTTGCTTGCTGGTGGGGTTGCTGGTGCTTTAAGCAAGACTTGTACTGCTCCTCTTGCTCGTCTCACCATTCTTTTTCAG GTGCAAGGTATGCACTCTGATGCTGCCACATTAAGAAAAGCTAGTATATGGCGTGAAGCATCACGTATTGTTGGTGAAGAAGGTTTCAGAGCCTTCTGGAAAGGGAATCTTGTCACTATCGCACATCGTCTGCCGTATTCTTCTTTAAATTTCTATGCCTATGAGCAGTATAAGAAG TTACTATATATGCTTCCAGGATCGGAAAATCATGGTAAGAGTATGAGTGCCGACATTTGCATACATTTTGTAGCCGGTGGCTTGGCAGGAATTACTGCTGCATCTGCTACATATCCACTGGATCTTGTTAGAACACGTCTCGCAGCCCAG ACAAATGATACATACTACAGAGGCATTTGGCATGCTTTACGAACTATTTGCAAAGATGAGGGGGTTTTAGGCCTATACAAAGGACTTGGAACGACTCTCTTAGGTGTTGGACCCAGCATAGCAATTAGCTTTTCAGTATATGAGAGCTTGAGGTCTTTTTGGCAGTCACGCAG GCCCCATGATTCCACTGTCCTGGTCAGTCTAACTTGTGGCAGTCTTTCTGGGATTGCATCATCAACAG CAATATTTCCATTGGATCTCATTAGGCGACGGAAACAGTTAGAGGGAGCTGGTGGACTAGCCCGTGTTTACAAAACAGGGCTTTTTGGCACATTTAAACACATATTCCAGACCGAAGGCTTTCGTGGCTTATATAGAGGGATATTGCCTGAATATTACAAAGTGGTACCCGGTGTCGGTATATGTTTCATGACCTATGAAACATTGAAGACCCTTTTAGCAGATGTTACCACAAAATTATAG
- the LOC107935319 gene encoding disease resistance protein RPP8, with translation MAGAIVSLAVERISDLLIHEAVFLKDVKDQVESLKAELKRMECFLKDADRNPDQDERFCNRVSEIRDLAYDAEDVIDSFILECAHQGGFQGIVKRFTSIFTKPFHLHKIGVQVKVIQIKLKNISKSLPAYEISGEGEGSSSISRVQQRLRRTFSHVEEEDVISLGVSIKDVLAQLMTEDDRPHAVVSIVGMGGIGKTTLARTVYKHIYVRRHFDCLAWVSISQQCKPREVLLDVLMKVQHERASIDNLNENQLVKRLSNVLKEKQYLIVFDDIWRSEDWDILKPAFPRGKKGSKFLFTTRNKNVAIVADPCNSPIELPFLTDDESWKLFRSKAFPRNKIGSHACLEEFEKFGRQMVKKCGGLPLAIVVLGGLLATKHSLVQWEMVHRNIFNGHLRGFQHDHQYDAVHGILALSYNDLPYHLKPCFLYLSHYPEDWEISKKELIQLWIAEGFIPPSLESTEILMEDIGEQFLEELINRSLVQVVKRDYTGINVKTCRMHDLLRNLCIEKAREEKFLEIIQPPLTEFNVTLEKFMLRRIAIHPRKRHVSLKGEHLKLRSLLLFQNAELIKLHISECKNFKFLRVLNLVRRDVDKWHVSSEIGNLHHLRYLKMQGNQIILPHTIGQLKSLHTLYLQWGSKLVIPNVLFKLERLRHILLYARGSKSWMKEALQWRSRFCSNNVQTLKYIVVDRKLIENNMVLRLTNIQRLGLVFNRRKDVKPILMLLIKLHRLRSLYMEFYLGPISISSSDLELLSQCHHLSKLELRGEIKEDLCPSHHVSKFLPPTIVKLTLCSSKMIHDPMGVLKKLPCLRILRLRDNAYVGAKMVCSIHGFPQLDSLEMISLRELKEWEIEEGAMPRLRSLYFNDIYNLKMIPEGLRYITTLQELKLTDMRRSLEEKIQVKNGTKGEDFYKVRHIPSIQIRNSLFVRH, from the exons ATGGCAGGTGCTATTGTGTCCTTAGCTGTGGAAAGAATTTCAGATTTGCTCATCCATGAAGCAGTTTTTCTCAAAGATGTGAAAGATCAAGTTGAGAGCCTAAAGGCTGAACTGAAGCGTATGGAGTGCTTCTTGAAGGACGCTGATCGTAACCCAGACCAAGACGAGCGTTTCTGCAATCGGGTGTCGGAGATCAGAGATCTTGCTTACGATGCTGAAGATGTTATCGACTCCTTCATTCTTGAATGTGCACATCAAGGAGGATTTCAAGGAATCGTCAAGAGATTCACCTCCATTTTCACCAAGCCTTTTCATTTGCACAAAATAGGGGTGCAGGTCAAAGTAATCCAGATTAAGCTTAAAAACATTTCCAAGAGTCTTCCGGCCTATGAGATATCCGGTGAAGGAGAGGGGTCTAGCTCTATTTCTAGGGTGCAACAACGGTTAAGGAGGACATTCTCGCATGTTGAGGAAGAGGATGTTATTAGCTTGGGGGTTAGCATCAAGGATGTCCTAGCCCAATTGATGACTGAAGATGACAGACCCCACGCCGTCGTCTCAATAGTTGGCATGGGGGGCATCGGAAAGACTACTCTAGCCAGAACAGTATATAAACACATTTATGTGAGACGACATTTCGATTGCTTAGCTTGGGTTTCTATATCTCAACAATGTAAGCCAAGAGAAGTTTTGCTTGATGTCCTGATGAAAGTTCAACATGAAAGAGCATCAATTGATAATCTAAATGAGAATCAATTGGTTAAAAGACTTTCAAATGTTTTGAAAGAAAAGCAGTATTTGATAGTCTTCGATGATATCTggagaagtgaagattgggataTTCTTAAACCCGCTTTTCCACGAGGAAAAAAAGGAAGCAAATTTTTGTTCACAACACGCAATAAGAATGTAGCTATAGTTGCTGATCCTTGCAACTCTCCGATAGAGCTCCCATTTCTTACAGATGATGAAAGTTGGAAGCTTTTTAGAAGCAAAGCATTCCCTCGAAACAAGATAGGTTCTCATGCCTGCTTGGAAGAATTTGAGAAATTCGGGAGACAGATGGTGAAGAAATGTGGGGGCTTGCCTCTAGCAATTGTTGTGTTGGGGGGCTTGCTAGCAACAAAACACTCATTGGTCCAGTGGGAGATGGTTCACAGAAATATCTTCAATGGACACTTAAGAGGGTTCCAACATGATCATCAATATGATGCAGTGCATGGAATTTTGGCTTTAAGCTACAACGATTTGCCTTATCATTTAAAGCCATGCTTTCTATATCTTAGTCATTATCCAGAAGATTGGGAGATATCAAAGAAGGAACTTATTCAATTATGGATTGCTGAAGGTTTCATTCCACCATCATTAGAAAGCACCGAAATATTAATGGAGGATATAGGCGAACAATTCTTAGAAGAGCTCATAAATAGAAGTTTGGTTCAAGTTGTTAAGCGGGACTATACAGGAATAAATGTGAAAACATGTCGGATGCATGACCTCTTGAGGAACTTATGTATAGAGAAAGCAAGAGAGGAGAAATTCTTGGAAATTATTCAGCCACCATTGACTGAATTTAACGTGACATTGGAGAAATTTATGCTACGAAGAATTGCTATTCATCCTAGGAAAAGGCATGTTTCTTTGAAAGGAGAACATCTAAAGCTACGTTCTTTGTTGCTATTTCAGAATGCGGAATTGATAAAACTCCACATTTCAGAATGCAAAAACTTCAAGTTTTTAAGGGTGTTGAATCTTGTGAGAAGGGATGTCGACAAATGGCATGTTTCATCTGAAATTGGTAATCTCCATCATTTGAGGTACCTGAAGATGCAAGGTAATCAAATCATCTTACCCCACACCATTGGCCAGTTGAAGAGTTTACACACTCTATATCTCCAATGGGGGTCAAAATTAGTAATTCCTAATGTTTTATTCAAGTTAGAACGTTTAAGACATATTTTACTATATGCTCGAGGCTCTAAGTCGTGGATGAAAGAAGCATTGCAATGGCGGTCGAGGTTTTGTTCAAACAATGTTCAAACGTTGAAGTATATAGTGGTGGACAGGAAGTTAATTGAAAACAATATGGTGCTTAGGTTGACTAATATTCAACGTTTAGGATTAGTATTTAATAGACGGAAAGATGTGAAGCCTATCTTAATGTTGCTGATTAAATTGCATCGTCTTAGGTCATTGTACATGGAGTTTTATTTGGGTccaatctcaatatcttcttcagATTTGGAACTCCTTTCTCAATGTCATCACCTTTCTAAACTAGAATTAAGAGGAGAGATAAAAGAAGATCTATGTCCGAGCCATCATGTTTCGAAATTTCTTCCGCCAACCATTGTCAAGTTAACATTGTGTTCCTCTAAGATGATTCATGATCCAATGGGAGTATTGAAAAAGCTGCCTTGTTTGAGGATTCTTAGATTAAGGGATAATGCTTATGTGGGGGCTAAAATGGTTTGCTCTATCCATGGGTTTCCTCAACTTGATTCTCTTGAAATGATTTCTCTACGAGAGTTGAAGGAGTGGGAGATAGAAGAAGGCGCAATGCCACGTCTTCGAAGTTTGTATTTCAATGACATTTACAACTTGAAAATGATTCCAGAAGGGCTAAGGTATATTACCACTCTCCAAGAATTAAAACTAACAGACATGAGGAGGTCACTAGAAGAGAAGATTCAAGTGAAAAATGGAACAAAAGGAGAAGATTTCTATAAAGTGCGCCACATTCCCTCCATCCAAATCCG GAACTCACTCTTCGTAAGGCACTAA
- the LOC107935298 gene encoding heparanase-like protein 2, whose product MMNFKSITFFVVFLSCLLVSKAEKVEVVVEGATSIAQTDEDFICVTLDWWPTNKCDYDQCPWGQAGLFNLDLKNKILEKAVKAFNPLRIRVGGSLQDQVVYNVRNNVENCQPFQKQDKDFLFGFSIGCLDMKRWDELNEFFNQTRAKVTFGLNALIGRKESEIEKTLWVGDWYSHNANVLFVFLGNELCGSGVSAKIEAKQYAKDMATLKNLVKEMYPNPKTQPKVLGPGGFYDKKWFDTFLDASGHDVIDGVTHHIYNLGPGNNPDVVHRVQDPFFLTQIAQTFKDVSNAIDKFAPWSGAWVSESGGAYNSGGQLVSYTFAFGFWYLDQLGMTSIYNHKVYCRQALTGGNYALLNTTTFIPNPDYYGALLWHKVMGSKVLSVTHKGSPYLRVYSHCAKKEPGISFVFINLSKNTSFEIDLFHDLNLNGGSPSFEFKGHKEREEYHLTPKDGNILSSVVLLNGTPLELSDSLEIPNLKPKLVDGLKPISIAAHSIAFVTIRDFNAPACS is encoded by the exons atgatgaaTTTCAAAAGTATAACGTTTTTTGTTGTGTTTTTGTCATGTCTTTTGGTCTCAAAGGCCGAAAAAGTTGAAGTTGTGGTTGAAGGAGCAACTTCCATTGCTCAAACCGATGAAGATTTTATTTGCGTTACCCTTGATTGGTGGCCTACAAACAAGTGTGATTACGATCAATGTCCGTGGGGTCAAGCTGGACtttttaatttg GATTTGAAGAACAAGATTCTTGAAAAGGCTGTAAAAG CATTTAATCCTTTGAGAATTAGAGTTGGAGGTTCGTTGCAAGATCAAGTGGTGTACAACGTTCGAAATAATGTTGAGAATTGCCAACCATTCCAAAAACAAGACAAGGACTTCTTATTTGGTTTCTCCATTGGATGTCTTGACATGAAGAGATGGGATGAACTCAATGAGTTTTTCAATCAAACTCG AGCCAAAGTTACATTTGGTTTAAATGCTCTTATTGGAAGAAAAGAGTCTGAAATTGAAAAGACTCTTTGGGTTGGTGATTGGTATTCACATAATGCTAATGTTCTTTTCGTTTTTTTAGGAAATGAATTGTGTGGATCAGGAGTTAGTGCTAAGATTGAAGCTAAACAATATGCAAAAGATATGGCAACACTTAAAAATCTTGTAAAAGAGATGTATCCAAATCCTAAAACTCAACCTAAAGTTTTAGGCCCGGGAGGTTTCTATGACAAGAAGTGGTTCGATACTTTTTTGGATGCTTCAGGACATGATGTTATTGATGGTGTTACACATCATATTTATAATCTTGGACCTG GTAATAACCCTGATGTGGTTCACCGTGTCCAAGATCCATTTTTCTTGACTCAAATTGCTCAAACATTTAAAGATGTTTCAAATGCTATTGACAAATTTGCACCATGGTCTGGGGCATGGGTTAGTGAATCAGGCGGAGCTTATAATAGTGGTGGTCAATTAGTGTCGTATACATTTGCATTTGGCTTTTG GTACTTGGACCAATTGGGAATGACATCAATTTATAACCACAAAGTTTATTGCAGACAAGCTTTGACTGGGGGAAATTATGCTCTTCTTAATACTACCACATTCATTCCTAATCCAGATTATTACGG TGCGCTTTTGTGGCATAAAGTTATGGGGAGTAAAGTTCTTTCTGTCACACATAAGGGTTCTCCATATTTGCGTGTATACTCTCATTGTGCCAAGAAGGAg CCCGGGATTTCTTTCGTTTTCATCAACTTATCAAAAAATACCTCTTTTGAAATTGATCTTTTCCATGATCTAAATTTAAATGGTGGGAGTCCAAGTTTTGAATTTAAAGGACATAAAGAGCGAGAAGAGTATCATTTGACTCCAAAAGATGGAAACATCTTAAGCAGTGTCGTATTGTTGAACGGAACACCACTAGAACTTTCAGACTCGTTGGAGATACCAAATTTGAAGCCGAAGCTTGTGGATGGTTTGAAACCTATTAGCATCGCTGCTCATTCAATCGCATTTGTAACCATAAGAGATTTCAATGCACCTGCATGTTCTtag
- the LOC107935282 gene encoding BEL1-like homeodomain protein 9 isoform X1, with amino-acid sequence MAETNEPFHIPQQNRKNKLRFNIETNQHQQQAFMHGPQCGSGLALSLSFQHNNPNIMSNLPLSLNQQNLQIRSSVPLGPFTGYASVLKSSKFLIPAQQILDQFVGVDYTVSDLPLADHGDDGVDDDDDDNPITCSDKIQHRLKNSRLILLLDEVYRKYKLYCQQMQTVVSSFKCVSGLGNAAPYVYSAFKAIAKHFSCLKNAILDQIRFAGKTVSIVKNGGVDKVNVPSVWTSDQQGINNQNPIFLHHPLWRSQRGLPDHAVAVLKTWMFEHFLHPYPSDTEKLMLAQQTGLSRTQVSNWFINARVRLWKPMVEEIHNLELSQAQIQTQTTNQDPKLPHFITSQEVENVQTKQPRNKAVYDEETELQKSTSPCIAQIPCNQHNNIGVGGTSGFCLALCLNQNNGVELEQQPLLPMNLCHNFRLESDGELSLKPGFDVGRQ; translated from the exons ATGGCAGAAACCAATGAACCCTTCCACATACCACAACAAAACAGAAAGAACAAGCTTAGGTTCAACATTGAAACCAACCAACACCAGCAACAAGCTTTCATGCATGGTCCCCAGTGTGGTAGTGGGTTAGCTTTATCTCTATCTTTTCAACATAATAATCCCAACATTATGAGCAATCTCCCTTTGAGCTTAAATCAACAGAATCTGCAGATAAGAAGCTCAGTTCCACTTGGTCCATTCACTGGCTATGCATCTGTGTTAAAAAGTTCAAAGTTCTTGATCCCAGCACAGCAGATTTTAGATCAATTTGTAGGTGTTGATTATACAGTTTCAGATCTTCCATTAGCTGATCATGGTGATGATggtgttgatgatgatgatgatgataatccAATAACATGCAGTGATAAAATTCAACATCGTTTGAAGAATTCAAGGCTCATTCTCTTACTAGATGAG GTATATAGGAAGTACAAGTTGTATTGCCAACAAATGCAAACAGTTGTTTCATCGTTTAAATGTGTTTCCGGGCTCGGAAACGCTGCACCGTACGTATATTCCGCTTTCAAAGCCATTGCGAAGCATTTTAGTTGCTTGAAGAATGCTATTTTGGACCAAATTCGGTTTGCAGGCAAGACCGTGTCCATCGTCAAGAATGGCGGTGTCGATAAAGTTAATGTTCCGAGCGTTTGGACGTCTGATCAACAAGGGATCAATAACCAAAATCCGATTTTTCTTCACCATCCACTTTGGAGATCTCAAAGAGGATTACCGGATCACGCGGTCGCGGTGCTCAAGACATGGATGTTCGAGCATTTCCTGCATCC TTATCCGTCAGATACCGAAAAGCTAATGTTAGCTCAACAAACTGGTCTATCTAGGACTCAG GTTTCAAATTGGTTCATCAATGCAAGAGTTAGATTATGGAAGCCAATGGTGGAAGAAATACACAATCTTGAATTAAGTCAAGCTCAAATTCAGACACAAACAACAAATCAAGACCCTAAACTGCCACATTTCATTACAAGCCAAGAAGTCGAAAATGTCCAAACGAAGCAGCCGAGGAACAAAGCGGTGTACGATGAAGAAACCGAGTTGCAGAAGAGTACATCACCTTGCATTGCTCAGATTCCGTGCAATCAGCATAATAATATTGGAGTTGGTGGAACCAGTGGTTTTTGTTTAGCATTGTGTCTGAACCAGAACAATGGGGTTGAATTGGAACAACAGCCATTGCTGCCTATGAACTTGTGTCATAATTTCAGGTTGGAAAGTGATGGTGAACTGAGTTTGAAACCAGGTTTTGATGTTGGAAGACAGTAG
- the LOC107935339 gene encoding mitochondrial substrate carrier family protein B isoform X3, translating to MQTEARVGVVNSSHGGGGTNGGVETTSLKFKQQQQELLQAQKTQIGTVSQLLAGGVAGALSKTCTAPLARLTILFQVQGMHSDAATLRKASIWREASRIVGEEGFRAFWKGNLVTIAHRLPYSSLNFYAYEQYKKLLYMLPGSENHGKSMSADICIHFVAGGLAGITAASATYPLDLVRTRLAAQTNDTYYRGIWHALRTICKDEGVLGLYKGLGTTLLGVGPSIAISFSVYESLRSFWQSRRPHDSTVLVSLTCGSLSGIASSTEKQVTVQALH from the exons ATGCAGACGGAAGCAAGAGTTGGTGTGGTAAATTCAAGCCATGGAGGAGGGGGAACAAATGGTGGGGTTGAAACAACAAGCTTGAAATTTAAGCAGCAACAGCAAGAGTTATTACAAGCTCAAAAAACCCAGATCGGTACTGTCTCTCAGTTGCTTGCTGGTGGGGTTGCTGGTGCTTTAAGCAAGACTTGTACTGCTCCTCTTGCTCGTCTCACCATTCTTTTTCAG GTGCAAGGTATGCACTCTGATGCTGCCACATTAAGAAAAGCTAGTATATGGCGTGAAGCATCACGTATTGTTGGTGAAGAAGGTTTCAGAGCCTTCTGGAAAGGGAATCTTGTCACTATCGCACATCGTCTGCCGTATTCTTCTTTAAATTTCTATGCCTATGAGCAGTATAAGAAG TTACTATATATGCTTCCAGGATCGGAAAATCATGGTAAGAGTATGAGTGCCGACATTTGCATACATTTTGTAGCCGGTGGCTTGGCAGGAATTACTGCTGCATCTGCTACATATCCACTGGATCTTGTTAGAACACGTCTCGCAGCCCAG ACAAATGATACATACTACAGAGGCATTTGGCATGCTTTACGAACTATTTGCAAAGATGAGGGGGTTTTAGGCCTATACAAAGGACTTGGAACGACTCTCTTAGGTGTTGGACCCAGCATAGCAATTAGCTTTTCAGTATATGAGAGCTTGAGGTCTTTTTGGCAGTCACGCAG GCCCCATGATTCCACTGTCCTGGTCAGTCTAACTTGTGGCAGTCTTTCTGGGATTGCATCATCAACAG AGAAGCAGGTTACGGTGCAGGCTCTGCATTAA